The proteins below are encoded in one region of Myxococcales bacterium:
- a CDS encoding transglycosylase SLT domain-containing protein — translation MRFCIYAVVAVLSSGLAQPCFAQRTQNIFKRGQSQNQSDLWLGKLQMPILPIYQDERVLECLHFFHDDRRGQNRIKTWFARGEIFENYIREILQQYGFPEDLFYVAMVESGFDLAAKSFAGAGGPWQFVRVTAEEYDLQRNRWIDERYDLKKATMAAGTYLVELKERFGTWPLAFAAFNMGAGALSRAIRKYNTNDYYLLSHIEAGLPFETVHYVARIIACCIAGYNRKVFGINNNLSEELALTSILMPPRTSLAYIAKKTDVSLELLKQLNPCLRKNRTPPESGGYNVLLPKSSEASAMDLAYTPPSSSEKNDAEHIKTSLRLNNAEHEGLTVSLPIVDHKQTHVVTIPEFRVADKEREEYYFLVPDTLRLNALCTHFGISLDDVQRWNNIDPNALVLQGMYLRLYLDKPDARLKPHLLHRQDVDALILGSLAFFDHHEHLQDRVRLVYSVKDGDTLKSIARRFDLSVGSLTRINRFSRYRDLHPGEQIVVYTAKRRNKSTPN, via the coding sequence ATGCGATTCTGTATCTACGCTGTAGTTGCGGTCTTGTCTTCCGGACTTGCTCAGCCTTGTTTTGCTCAACGCACCCAAAACATATTCAAACGAGGGCAGTCTCAAAACCAATCGGATCTCTGGTTGGGAAAACTTCAAATGCCTATCCTGCCCATCTACCAAGACGAACGTGTCTTGGAGTGCCTGCATTTTTTTCACGACGATCGGCGTGGCCAGAACCGCATCAAAACGTGGTTTGCACGAGGAGAGATTTTCGAGAACTACATCAGAGAGATCCTTCAACAGTATGGATTTCCAGAAGATCTTTTTTATGTAGCAATGGTCGAAAGTGGTTTTGATTTGGCGGCTAAATCATTTGCAGGCGCAGGAGGGCCCTGGCAATTCGTGCGCGTGACCGCTGAGGAATACGACTTGCAACGCAACCGTTGGATCGATGAGCGATACGATTTAAAGAAAGCAACCATGGCTGCCGGGACCTACCTTGTGGAGCTGAAAGAACGCTTTGGAACCTGGCCTCTGGCTTTTGCGGCTTTCAACATGGGGGCAGGCGCTTTGAGTCGCGCCATCCGCAAGTACAATACCAACGACTACTACCTACTCTCCCATATTGAAGCAGGGCTACCCTTTGAGACCGTCCACTATGTGGCACGGATCATTGCTTGTTGCATTGCGGGCTATAACCGCAAGGTCTTCGGCATCAACAACAACTTGAGTGAAGAGCTGGCTTTGACCTCGATACTCATGCCACCTCGCACCTCACTTGCGTATATCGCAAAGAAAACCGATGTCTCTCTAGAACTGCTTAAACAACTCAATCCTTGCTTACGAAAAAACCGCACGCCACCCGAGAGCGGAGGATACAATGTGCTGCTTCCGAAATCATCCGAGGCAAGTGCCATGGATTTAGCCTACACGCCACCCTCAAGTTCGGAAAAAAACGACGCAGAACACATAAAAACCTCCTTGCGTCTTAACAACGCTGAGCATGAAGGACTTACGGTTTCCTTACCTATTGTAGACCACAAACAGACCCATGTCGTAACCATTCCCGAGTTCCGTGTAGCCGACAAAGAACGTGAAGAATACTATTTCCTCGTACCCGACACACTGCGCCTCAACGCTCTATGCACGCACTTTGGCATCTCCTTGGATGATGTGCAGCGCTGGAATAACATCGACCCGAACGCTCTTGTACTGCAAGGGATGTACCTTAGATTGTACCTCGATAAGCCAGACGCACGGCTAAAACCACATCTACTGCATCGGCAAGATGTCGACGCTCTGATACTCGGTAGCCTTGCGTTTTTTGATCACCACGAGCATCTGCAAGATCGCGTTCGACTCGTTTATTCCGTTAAAGACGGAGACACGCTAAAATCGATCGCGCGGCGCTTTGACCTTTCAGTCGGATCACTCACCCGAATTAATCGCTTTAGTCGTTACCGAGATCTGCACCCAGGCGAGCAAATTGTCGTTTACACGGCAAAAAGAAGAAATAAATCAACACCCAACTAG
- a CDS encoding GGDEF domain-containing protein, translating to MLRKGTGEDCVVVIYSPKPENLGRRCLFVQDTINIGRGSENDLVLESDSVSRRHCRISRNGVQWRITDLDSTNGTYVNDEQVKDYNLTRGDQIKIGDTIFKYLSGSDIESQYHEAIYRMTIIDALTTTYNKRYILETLDKEISRARRHARPLSLLLCDLDHFKQINDSYGHLAGDYVLKELVTTVRGILRPDDVLGRYGGEEFMVVLPETDIEGAKEVGERMRKAVEAHDFIFEEERIENGPQSGVAISVGATQLKSDWSAQEIIKSSDAKLYEAKAAGRNCVAS from the coding sequence ATGTTGCGAAAGGGAACGGGCGAGGACTGTGTTGTCGTCATCTATTCTCCCAAGCCAGAGAACCTGGGGCGGCGTTGTCTTTTTGTACAAGACACTATTAACATCGGACGTGGAAGCGAAAACGACCTTGTGCTTGAAAGCGACAGCGTGTCACGGCGACACTGCCGTATAAGCAGAAACGGTGTCCAGTGGCGCATTACCGATCTCGATTCAACAAACGGCACTTACGTAAACGATGAGCAAGTGAAAGATTACAATCTTACGCGGGGTGACCAAATCAAAATTGGTGACACAATTTTCAAGTACCTAAGTGGCTCAGATATCGAAAGTCAGTACCACGAAGCCATCTATCGGATGACCATCATCGATGCCCTCACCACGACCTACAACAAGCGCTATATCCTTGAAACATTAGACAAAGAAATATCACGCGCACGACGTCACGCACGCCCCTTATCCCTGCTACTCTGCGATCTTGATCATTTTAAACAAATTAATGATAGTTACGGGCATCTTGCAGGAGATTATGTACTTAAAGAGCTTGTCACCACCGTTCGGGGAATTTTACGCCCCGACGACGTTCTCGGCCGCTATGGCGGTGAGGAATTCATGGTGGTCCTCCCGGAGACTGATATCGAAGGAGCCAAAGAGGTCGGCGAGCGCATGCGCAAAGCGGTAGAAGCTCATGATTTCATTTTTGAAGAAGAACGCATCGAAAACGGTCCACAGTCTGGAGTCGCTATCTCAGTGGGCGCTACCCAACTCAAGAGCGACTGGAGCGCACAGGAAATTATTAAATCTTCCGATGCGAAGCTCTACGAAGCCAAGGCTGCTGGCCGCAACTGCGTCGCGAGCTAA